A stretch of Malus sylvestris chromosome 11, drMalSylv7.2, whole genome shotgun sequence DNA encodes these proteins:
- the LOC126591293 gene encoding BTB/POZ domain-containing protein At1g55760-like, with translation MSDSAYRVETTSRLAQWRIDNLSSCTYRKSDPFKIGKWNWHLSVEKNRVLFVKLYPEISNFTRENPPIASFIIRVVCSVGDRKALTHPEVTNKKLKSNDDFVWAIEVPLTGKFIIDVEFRDLKTASGEGGEPCSIWAGGSTQKQSNATALASLSRMLTEGIHTDIMINVSDGSIGAHRAILAARSPVFRSMFSHDLKEKELSTINISDMSIDTCQAFLNYIYGNIGHEEFLTHRLALLHAADKYDISDLKAVCHESLLDDIDTKNVLERLQNASLYQLPQLKTSCMRYLVKFGKIYDIRDDFNAFLICADRDLIAEVFGEVLGAWKGF, from the exons ATGAGCGATTCAGCTTACAGAGTCGAAACCACGTCGCGCCTCGCCCAATGGAGAATCGACAACTTGTCTTCCTGCACATACCGAAAGTCCGATCCTTTCAAGATTGGCAAGTGGAATTG GCACTTATCTGTGGAGAAGAACagagtgttgtttgttaaattgTATCCAGAGATATCGAATTTCACGAGAGAGAATCCGCCGATTGCTTCGTTTATTATTCGAGTGGTGTGTTCTGTTGGTGATCGAAAGGCCTTAACTCATCCAG AAGTTACAAACAAAAAGCTCAAAAGCAATGATGATTTTGTTTGGGCTATTGAGGTTCCCTTAACTGGAAAATTCATCATCGACGTTGAATTCCGTGATTTGAAGACTGCGTCCGGAGAG GGTGGAGAACCTTGCTCCATTTGGGCTGGAGGATCAACGCAAAAGCAATCAAATGCAACTGCTCTTGCGTCCCTGAGTCGAATGTTAACAGAAGGCATCCACACGGATATCATGATTAACGTGTCTGATGGAAGCATCGGAGCTCACCGGGCGATTCTTGCTGCTAGATCACCTGTTTTCCGGAGCATGTTTTCACATGACCTCAAAGAGAAAGAACTGTCTACCATAAACATCTCCGATATGTCAATTGACACTTGTCAGGCTTTTCTTAATTACATTTATGGAAACATCGGACATGAAGAATTTCTGACCCACAGACTGGCACTTCTCCATGCTGCTGATAAGTACGACATCTCTGACCTGAAAGCCGTCTGCCATGAAAGTCTTTTGGATGACATTGATACAAAGAATGTGCTcgaaaggctccaaaatgcatctctATACCAGTTGCCTCAATTGAAAACCAGCTGCATGCGGTATCTTGTGAAGTTTGGGAAGATATATGACATCCGAGATGATTTCAATGCTTTCTTGATATGCGCAGACAGGGACTTGATAGCAGAAGTCTTCGGCGAAGTTCTTGGTGCCTGGAAAGGTTTCTGA
- the LOC126588432 gene encoding subtilisin-like protease SBT5.4 produces the protein MQKEEAIFASENRQKRSFKNRRRKSLFLHTLLLFTKYWQMGNSILPSFLLSVLLISLFHIPAHAAKSSYIVYLGAGPHVLDPLSADLDSVTNSHYNLLGTVLGSNERAQESIFYSYTRNINGFAAILDDEEAAQIAKDPNVVSVFPNRGRKLHTTRSWDFLRLEENGEIRAGSIWKKARLGANTIIGNLDTGVWPESKSFRIEGMGPIPSKWRGICQLDTKDGSRCNRKLIGARYFSKGYAVYASTVNSSAAKSIQPNARDHAGHGSHTLSTAGGNFVPRASVFGNGNGTAKGGSPKARVAAYKVCWPPIDGNECFDADILAAFEAAINDGVDVLSVSLGGEAAEFLSDGIAIGSFHAVKKGITVVSSAGNSGPTPGSVSNVSPWMLTVGASTIDREFSSYVTLGNKKHLKGASLSSTALPAKKFYPLISACDAKAANASGSEAHLCKPGTLDKKKAKGKILVCVRGQNPRANKGQQAILAGAVGMILVNDKLSGNEIIADPHLLPASHVNYSDGKSVFAYIKSTKNPMAYINRVKTEQGTKPAPFMASFSSRGPNAIEQSILKPDITAPGVSIIAAYTQATGPTGQKFDNRRVSFNTQSGTSMSCPHVSGIVGLLKTLHPTWSPAAIKSAIMTTASKRDNSKGTMLDSSKARAKPFAYGAGHVQPNRAMDPGLVYDLTTDDYLNFLCARGYNATLLKVFSKEPHKCSKAYSLFDFNYPSITVPNLRDTPVTVTRRVKNVGSPGTYVVRIKEPVGVSVTVKPSTLQFKNSGEEKKFKVVLKPKVQGPEDYVFGELNWTDGKHNVRSPIVVMHYQR, from the exons ATGCAGAAGGAGGAAGCAATTTTTGCTTCCGAAAACAGGCAAAAACGGAGTTTTAAAAACAGGAGAAGGAAGAGCCTCTTTCTACACACACTTCTTCTCTTTACAAAATATTGGCAGATGGGAAATTCAATTCtcccttcttttcttctctcagtTCTTCTCATCTCTTTGTTTCATATTCCAGCGCATGCTGCCAAAAGT TCTTACATTGTGTACTTAGGAGCAGGTCCTCATGTTCTGGACCCTTTGTCCGCCGATCTCGATAGCGTGACAAATTCTCATTACAATCTTCTTGGAACAGTTTTGGGAAG CAATGAAAGGGCACAGGAATCAATATTTTACTCATATACGAGAAATATCAATGGCTTTGCTGCAATTTTGGATGATGAAGAGGCTGCTCAGATTGCAA AGGATCCAAATGTTGTGTCTGTTTTTCCAAACAGAGGAAGAAAACTACACACAACTCGTTCATGGGATTTTCTTCGATTGGAAGAAAACGGCGAAATCCGGGCCGGCTCTATTTGGAAGAAGGCACGGTTAGGTGCAAATACAATTATCGGAAACCTTGATACTG GTGTTTGGCCGGAATCAAAGAGCTTTAGAATTGAAGGGATGGGACCAATCCCATCTAAATGGCGTGGAATCTGTCAGCTGGACACCAAAGATGGTTCTCGTTGCAATAG GAAGCTGATCGGAGCAAGGTACTTCAGCAAAGGATACGCCGTGTATGCTTCCACGGTTAACTCCTCTGCAGCCAAGTCCATCCAGCCCAACGCTCGTGACCATGCCGGTCATGGCTCACACACCCTTTCAACGGCAGGTGGTAATTTTGTTCCTAGAGCAAGTGTTTTCGGTAATGGCAATGGCACTGCAAAGGGTGGATCCCCAAAAGCTCGCGTGGCTGCGTATAAAGTATGCTGGCCTCCAATCGATGGCAACGAGTGCTTCGATGCAGACATCTTGGCCGCATTTGAAGCTGCAATTAATGATGGTGTTGATGTGCTCTCAGTGTCTCTTGGTGGTGAAGCTGCGGAGTTTTTAAGTGATGGGATTGCAATAGGGTCCTTCCATGCTGTTAAGAAGGGGATTACCGTGGTGAGCTCAGCTGGGAATTCAGGTCCTACTCCTGGGTCAGTGTCGAATGTGTCACCGTGGATGCTCACAGTTGGAGCTAGCACGATTGATCGCGAGTTCTCCAGTTATGTTACTCTTGGCAACAAGAAGCATCTCAAG GGAGCAAGTCTTTCCTCTACAGCTTTGCCAGCTAAAAAGTTCTACCCATTGATAAGTGCATGCGATGCTAAAGCTGCTAATGCGTCTGGTTCTGAAGC CCATCTCTGCAAACCTGGAACCCTCGataaaaagaaggcaaaggggAAAATTTTGGTTTGCGTTCGAGGGCAAAATCCAAGAGCCAACAAGGGTCAACAAGCTATTCTTGCAGGCGCTGTTGGAATGATTTTGGTTAATGATAAGCTAAGCGGGAATGAAATCATAGCTGATCCTCACTTGCTTCCAGCTTCACATGTTAATTATTCTGACGGAAAATCTGTCTTTGCCTACATCAAGTCGACCAA GAATCCTATGGCTTACATTAATCGTGTAAAGACAGAACAAGGAACAAAACCAGCTCCATTTATGGCTTCATTCTCTTCAAGGGGACCCAACGCCATTGAGCAGTCAATCCTTAAG CCTGATATCACAGCGCCAGGAGTGAGTATAATTGCTGCTTATACTCAAGCAACCGGGCCAACTGGTCAGAAGTTCGATAACCGGCGTGTATCTTTCAATACACAATCCGGAACTTCCATGTCGTGCCCTCATGTATCTGGAATTGTCGGTCTTTTGAAAACCCTTCACCCGACATGGAGCCCTGCAGCTATTAAATCTGCAATCATGACCACCG CAAGTAAACGAGATAACAGCAAGGGCACAATGCTGGACTCATCCAAGGCCAGAGCAAAACCGTTTGCTTATGGTGCAGGACATGTTCAACCAAACCGTGCGATGGACCCTGGACTTGTTTATGACCTAACTACTGATGATTACTTAAACTTCTTATGCGCTCGTGGCTACAATGCAACGCTGCTCAAAGTGTTTTCTAAAGAGCCACACAAATGTTCCAAGGCATATAGTCTTTTTGATTTTAACTATCCTTCTATAACAGTTCCCAATCTCCGTGACACGCCAGTGACTGTGACTAGAAGGGTTAAGAACGTCGGCTCTCCAGGCACATATGTAGTTCGTATTAAGGAACCGGTGGGAGTTTCTGTTACAGTTAAGCCTAGTACCTTGCAATTCAAGAACAGTGGCGAAGAGAAGAAGTTCAAGGTTGTTCTGAAGCCTAAGGTTCAAGGGCCTGAAGACTacgtatttggagagttaaattGGACGGATGGGAAGCACAATGTCAGGAGTCCTATTGTTGTCATGCACTATCAGAGATGA